From one Rhodoferax sp. PAMC 29310 genomic stretch:
- a CDS encoding DNA ligase, with protein sequence MNNDLVRRQAATLACLLGSSFFPLASLAAVPEVAHADIRPSAPAALMLATHWQDSLDPSEFLVSEKLDGVRAFWDGHTLRFRSGRSIAAPAWFTAALPRTALDGELWTGRGQFDKVSAAVRRKVPVDAEWHELKYQIFDLPGQAGSFAERVARMGPLLKASGVPWLQAVVQEQGSDRAGLQRQLTQLVAEGGEGLVLHRSEAPWQAGRSDALRKLKPLPDEDARVVAYQPGKGRHVGLMGALQLETPSGKRFFLGTGFTDAQREVPPTIGSVVTYRYRDRTPNGVPRFASFLRVRPAE encoded by the coding sequence ATGAATAACGACTTGGTCCGCCGTCAGGCTGCGACATTGGCCTGTCTTCTTGGCAGCAGTTTCTTCCCGTTGGCCTCGCTCGCCGCCGTGCCAGAGGTTGCTCACGCGGATATCCGTCCTTCGGCACCCGCCGCCCTCATGCTGGCGACCCATTGGCAAGACAGTTTGGACCCGTCAGAGTTCTTGGTGAGTGAAAAGCTCGACGGCGTGCGTGCTTTCTGGGATGGGCACACCCTGCGTTTTCGCAGTGGGCGCAGCATTGCGGCCCCCGCCTGGTTCACTGCAGCCCTGCCGCGCACGGCACTGGATGGCGAGTTGTGGACCGGGCGCGGTCAGTTTGACAAGGTTTCTGCGGCCGTGCGGCGCAAGGTGCCGGTCGATGCCGAGTGGCATGAATTGAAGTACCAAATTTTCGACTTGCCGGGTCAAGCCGGCAGCTTTGCTGAGCGCGTGGCGCGCATGGGTCCGCTACTGAAGGCCTCTGGTGTGCCGTGGCTGCAAGCCGTGGTGCAGGAGCAAGGCAGTGATAGGGCAGGCTTGCAGCGGCAGTTGACGCAATTGGTCGCTGAAGGTGGTGAGGGCTTGGTACTGCATCGTTCAGAAGCACCGTGGCAAGCAGGCCGAAGTGATGCGCTTCGCAAGCTCAAACCGCTACCGGACGAGGATGCCCGCGTCGTGGCGTACCAGCCGGGCAAAGGCCGCCATGTCGGTCTTATGGGTGCGCTCCAGTTGGAGACGCCTTCCGGCAAACGGTTCTTCTTGGGGACGGGCTTCACCGATGCCCAGCGAGAGGTGCCGCCAACCATTGGGTCGGTCGTCACCTACCGGTACCGAGACCGCACGCCCAATGGCGTGCCCCGTTTTGCGTCATTTTTGAGGGTTCGTCCCGCTGAATAG
- a CDS encoding YceH family protein: MTLPPATSAPTPSPLLTDIEARVLATMMEKARTVPDSYPLTLNSLMLGCNQKTSREPTMELDEAQIATALDSLKDASLVREGSGGRVTRYEHNFQRGVGVFEQSAVLLGLLMLRGPQTAGELRLNADRWYKFADISSVDGFLEELQERSEEKGGPLVVKLARAPGAREQRWAHLLCGPVDESQVNTSPRGQDGSGSSSTLERIAQLEAEVAQLRSTVEKICTELGVSPPGQS, encoded by the coding sequence ATGACCTTGCCCCCCGCCACTTCCGCCCCTACGCCCAGCCCGCTGCTGACTGACATTGAGGCCCGTGTGCTGGCCACGATGATGGAAAAAGCCCGCACGGTGCCTGACAGCTACCCGCTGACCCTCAATTCGTTGATGCTGGGTTGCAACCAAAAAACCAGCCGCGAACCGACGATGGAACTGGACGAAGCCCAAATTGCCACCGCGCTGGACAGCCTGAAAGACGCCAGTCTGGTGCGCGAAGGCAGCGGCGGGCGCGTGACCCGCTATGAGCACAACTTTCAACGCGGTGTCGGCGTGTTCGAGCAAAGCGCCGTGCTGCTGGGGCTATTAATGCTGCGCGGCCCGCAAACAGCAGGCGAGTTGCGACTGAATGCCGACCGTTGGTACAAATTTGCCGACATTTCGTCCGTTGACGGTTTTCTCGAAGAGTTGCAGGAGCGCTCTGAAGAAAAAGGTGGCCCGCTGGTCGTGAAGTTGGCACGCGCCCCTGGCGCCCGTGAGCAACGCTGGGCTCACCTGCTTTGCGGCCCGGTGGATGAGAGCCAGGTCAACACCTCACCACGCGGCCAGGACGGCTCGGGTTCATCGAGCACCTTGGAGCGCATTGCCCAACTGGAGGCCGAAGTGGCGCAGTTGCGCAGCACGGTTGAAAAAATTTGCACCGAATTAGGCGTGTCGCCGCCCGGACAGAGCTAA
- the purN gene encoding phosphoribosylglycinamide formyltransferase, giving the protein MKNIVILISGGGSNMAAIVKTAQREGWAKKYGARVAAVVSNKASAGGLTIAADQGLATAVLDHKSFPSREAFDDALAAIIDRYDELGAPALVVLAGFMRILTPGFVARYEGRLLNIHPSLLPAFPGLHTHQRALDAGCKFAGVTVHQVTAELDHGPILDQAVVPVLAGDTADDIAARVLTQEHLIYPRAIATLLQASCY; this is encoded by the coding sequence ATGAAAAACATCGTTATTTTGATCTCAGGCGGCGGCTCCAATATGGCTGCCATTGTGAAAACCGCTCAGCGCGAGGGGTGGGCCAAGAAATATGGCGCCCGTGTCGCCGCCGTCGTCAGCAACAAGGCCAGCGCCGGCGGCTTGACCATTGCCGCCGACCAAGGGCTGGCCACTGCGGTGCTGGACCACAAATCGTTTCCCAGCCGCGAAGCGTTTGACGACGCACTGGCGGCCATCATTGACCGTTATGACGAACTTGGTGCACCGGCGCTGGTGGTCTTGGCCGGTTTTATGCGCATATTGACGCCAGGCTTTGTGGCTCGCTACGAGGGCCGTTTGCTGAACATTCACCCGTCTTTGCTGCCTGCCTTCCCCGGCTTGCACACCCACCAGCGCGCGCTGGATGCGGGCTGCAAGTTTGCGGGAGTCACTGTGCACCAGGTCACGGCGGAACTGGATCACGGCCCGATCCTGGACCAGGCCGTGGTGCCGGTTCTGGCCGGTGACACAGCGGACGACATAGCCGCCCGCGTTCTGACCCAGGAACACCTCATTTACCCTCGGGCTATTGCGACCTTGCTGCAAGCAAGTTGCTATTAA
- a CDS encoding acyl-CoA dehydrogenase family protein, whose amino-acid sequence MDFDFSDDQEQLRDAVRKWVDKGYSFERHNATVKAGGFSRDAFNEIAELGLCGLYVPDTHDGMGMGPVEGMVAMEELGRGMVLEPLAQSLIAGGVINGYADDALKSTWLPKIASGEALVVLAYQERAARYKLNVCEAKATHADAGYTLTAIKSIVPAGDQADAFIVPALVDGKLALFLVERSASGVTTRGYGTQDGSRAAEVTLAQAPASLITLDGLAGLEHAVDIGIAATCAEAVGVMDKTMTLTTEYMNTRKQFGVVISSFQALRHRAADMKMQLELARSMSYYAALKLNAPAPERRAAMARAKYQLGVAMRFVGQQSVQLHGGIGVTDEYIGSHYFKKLTQLEMTFGDTLHHLGEVSDRMQDTAGVFA is encoded by the coding sequence ATGGATTTCGATTTTTCTGACGACCAGGAACAACTTCGCGACGCTGTGCGCAAATGGGTGGACAAGGGCTACTCTTTCGAACGCCACAACGCCACAGTCAAAGCCGGCGGCTTTTCACGCGATGCCTTCAACGAGATCGCCGAGCTGGGCCTATGCGGTCTGTACGTTCCCGACACCCATGACGGCATGGGTATGGGCCCGGTGGAGGGCATGGTGGCCATGGAAGAACTGGGGCGCGGCATGGTGCTGGAGCCACTGGCGCAAAGCCTGATTGCTGGCGGTGTAATCAACGGCTACGCCGACGATGCGCTCAAGTCCACCTGGCTGCCCAAAATCGCCAGCGGCGAGGCCCTTGTGGTTCTGGCTTACCAAGAACGTGCGGCGCGCTACAAACTCAATGTTTGTGAGGCAAAAGCAACTCATGCCGACGCAGGATATACGCTGACAGCTATCAAAAGCATAGTACCTGCCGGCGACCAGGCGGACGCCTTCATCGTGCCTGCCCTGGTAGACGGCAAGCTGGCCTTATTCTTGGTGGAGCGCAGCGCCAGTGGTGTGACCACCCGCGGTTATGGCACGCAAGACGGCAGCCGCGCGGCCGAGGTCACACTGGCCCAAGCCCCTGCGAGCCTGATCACGCTGGACGGCCTGGCAGGACTCGAACACGCAGTGGACATTGGCATTGCCGCCACCTGCGCCGAAGCCGTGGGTGTGATGGACAAAACCATGACCCTCACCACCGAGTACATGAACACCCGCAAGCAGTTTGGCGTGGTTATTAGCAGCTTTCAGGCCCTGCGCCACCGCGCAGCCGACATGAAAATGCAACTGGAGTTGGCCCGCTCCATGAGCTATTACGCGGCACTCAAACTCAACGCCCCAGCGCCTGAGCGACGCGCGGCCATGGCCCGTGCCAAGTACCAGCTGGGTGTCGCCATGCGCTTCGTCGGGCAACAGTCGGTGCAGCTGCATGGCGGCATTGGCGTGACGGACGAGTACATCGGCAGCCATTACTTCAAGAAGCTGACCCAGCTTGAAATGACGTTTGGCGACACCCTGCACCACCTGGGTGAGGTGTCTGACCGCATGCAAGACACGGCAGGCGTTTTCGCCTGA
- a CDS encoding acyl-CoA dehydrogenase family protein produces the protein MDLAFTPEEQTFREDIRAWVRDNLPADISHKVHNALHLTRDDMQRWAKILGKKGWLGHGWPKEFGGPGWNSIQKHLFEEECALAGAPRVVPFGPVMVAPVIMAFGNAEQQQRFLPGIASGEVWWSQGYSEPGSGSDLASVKTRAERQGDKYIVNGQKTWTTLGQYGDWIFCLVRTSTEGKPQTGISFLLIDMKSPGVTVRPIVLLDGEAEVNEVFFDNVEVPAENLIGEENKGWTYAKHLLSHERTNIADVNRTKRELERLKRIAKAEGVYDDVRFRDEVAKLEVDVVALEMMVLRVLAAEKSGKQSLDVAGLLKIRGSEIQQRFSELMMQAAGPYALPLIHEAMEAGWQGDAVGALHCAPLTSTYFNLRKTTIYGGSNEVQRNIVAQVVLG, from the coding sequence ATGGACTTGGCATTTACCCCTGAAGAGCAAACCTTTCGCGAGGACATTCGTGCTTGGGTGCGCGACAACCTCCCCGCCGACATTTCCCACAAGGTGCACAACGCCCTGCACCTGACCCGAGACGACATGCAGCGTTGGGCCAAAATTTTGGGCAAAAAAGGCTGGCTCGGCCACGGTTGGCCCAAAGAGTTTGGCGGCCCGGGCTGGAACTCGATTCAAAAACACCTGTTTGAAGAAGAATGCGCGCTGGCCGGCGCACCACGCGTGGTGCCGTTTGGGCCAGTCATGGTGGCGCCCGTCATCATGGCGTTTGGCAATGCAGAGCAACAACAGCGCTTTTTGCCCGGTATTGCCAGCGGCGAAGTCTGGTGGAGCCAAGGCTACAGCGAGCCAGGTTCTGGTTCGGACTTGGCCTCTGTCAAAACCCGCGCCGAGCGCCAGGGTGACAAATACATCGTCAACGGTCAGAAGACCTGGACCACCCTGGGCCAGTACGGCGATTGGATTTTCTGCCTGGTGCGCACCAGCACTGAAGGCAAGCCACAAACCGGCATCAGCTTTTTGCTGATCGACATGAAGTCGCCTGGCGTCACGGTGCGACCCATCGTGCTGTTGGACGGAGAAGCCGAAGTCAACGAAGTCTTTTTTGACAACGTCGAAGTGCCCGCCGAGAACCTGATTGGCGAAGAAAACAAGGGCTGGACCTACGCCAAGCACCTGTTGAGCCACGAACGCACCAACATTGCAGACGTGAACCGCACCAAGCGCGAGCTGGAACGCCTCAAACGCATCGCCAAGGCCGAAGGCGTCTATGACGATGTGCGCTTCCGGGATGAGGTCGCCAAGCTGGAAGTGGACGTGGTGGCACTGGAGATGATGGTGCTGCGCGTGCTGGCCGCTGAAAAATCGGGCAAGCAGTCACTGGACGTGGCAGGTTTGCTAAAGATTCGCGGCAGTGAGATTCAGCAGCGCTTTAGCGAGCTGATGATGCAGGCCGCAGGGCCTTACGCCCTGCCCCTGATCCATGAGGCGATGGAGGCCGGTTGGCAAGGCGACGCGGTGGGTGCCCTGCACTGCGCGCCACTCACCTCCACCTACTTCAACCTGCGCAAAACGACGATCTACGGCGGCAGCAATGAAGTGCAGCGCAACATCGTGGCTCAGGTCGTACTCGGATAA
- a CDS encoding DUF1631 domain-containing protein, protein MPIHSPIPNDVASREATVFAYRHLRGLVGQTLAYFAAHETENLASVRDHLLEMAEARPSLERMQNLRSASHVLKQHADKFNSAFQETLQAAMDAELTSLLPNLKSIDLRGVTDFSPVDGIALSLVDMDEVERILLVDRVTQKFNVCYDSSVSALTLRLGFLVGHDAQYSNPFRPEVFVRSFLSAWETCAFDEQATEDLMLGFDPAHSVDLTDLYAELNATLIKAGIEARVVHRIKKSEGGVSAYASLGSDSSPGALTSTDDSRQGERGPERPEPEAAPSAWRSLAPVGQQIAAQARQFLTRLGFVSPLAAPDSREQEGLVWMESDRGDAQSPHAPADPEFMGYLGEMQSGAGVSTSSNGLARQAPGDQNILRQMRDSEEVRRAPELDRGTVDALAEVFDFVFADQSIPLQMKYVIGRLQIPVLKAAMIDRDFFLSGEHPARRLVDTLASASVEWAPEKGEDDPLYQRIETTVMRVLNEFEDDLSLFSDLLREFTEFLFESEQQLQGRIEPAADVERSDESLEQALAQADETIALRIQASSAQLRLVPFLTPFLTNPWREVMARAWLTVEEDSAPWDRAVATMEQLIWSTEPKVESDDRRKLVAVLPDLVRHLNVGLDAIDWSGDARATFTRRLIATHMLAIRMTKSPAADTETAELDETASQQAIQALDQRRSEKLAGSNDDFDAAAQKFTRGLWFEFAGESSLNHRCRLSWISPMRTRFLFTNRDGFDAFVRTEREVAALLRLGRLRVIDQEPIISRALDRIMTQTDPRQVA, encoded by the coding sequence ATGCCCATTCACTCACCCATTCCCAATGACGTGGCCTCACGCGAGGCGACCGTTTTCGCGTACCGTCACCTCCGCGGTCTGGTTGGGCAGACGCTGGCCTATTTCGCCGCACATGAAACCGAAAACCTGGCCAGCGTGCGTGATCATTTGCTTGAAATGGCTGAGGCCAGGCCATCGCTGGAGCGAATGCAGAACCTGCGATCTGCCAGTCATGTCCTCAAACAACATGCGGACAAGTTCAACAGCGCCTTTCAGGAAACCTTGCAAGCGGCAATGGACGCTGAACTAACGTCTTTATTGCCGAACTTGAAGTCGATTGACCTGCGAGGCGTGACAGACTTTAGCCCCGTGGATGGGATTGCTCTGTCCTTGGTGGACATGGACGAAGTGGAACGTATCCTGCTGGTTGACCGGGTAACCCAGAAGTTCAATGTCTGTTACGACTCTAGTGTGAGTGCGTTGACTCTGCGATTAGGTTTTTTGGTGGGGCATGATGCCCAGTACAGCAACCCCTTTCGCCCGGAGGTCTTCGTTCGATCATTTCTGTCGGCTTGGGAAACTTGTGCATTTGATGAGCAGGCCACAGAGGATCTGATGCTGGGTTTTGACCCCGCGCATAGCGTTGATCTGACCGACTTGTATGCCGAACTGAATGCGACGCTGATCAAAGCCGGAATCGAGGCGCGAGTGGTGCATCGCATCAAAAAATCGGAGGGCGGTGTCTCGGCCTATGCGTCCTTGGGCTCCGACTCGTCTCCGGGGGCGTTGACCAGTACTGACGATAGTCGACAAGGTGAGCGCGGCCCTGAGCGACCCGAGCCAGAGGCGGCGCCGTCGGCTTGGCGATCGCTGGCGCCTGTTGGTCAACAGATCGCCGCACAGGCCAGGCAATTCTTGACCCGCCTGGGTTTTGTGTCTCCGCTGGCCGCGCCAGACTCCCGTGAGCAGGAGGGCTTGGTCTGGATGGAGTCCGACAGGGGCGATGCTCAGTCGCCTCATGCGCCTGCTGACCCAGAGTTCATGGGGTATTTGGGGGAAATGCAGTCTGGCGCTGGCGTCTCCACTTCCAGCAATGGTTTGGCGCGACAAGCTCCGGGGGATCAAAATATTCTGCGGCAAATGCGCGACAGTGAGGAAGTTCGTCGCGCGCCGGAATTGGATCGGGGGACAGTGGATGCCCTGGCGGAGGTATTTGATTTCGTCTTTGCCGACCAGTCCATTCCGTTACAAATGAAGTATGTGATTGGGCGGCTGCAAATTCCGGTGCTCAAGGCGGCCATGATTGACCGGGACTTTTTCCTCTCCGGCGAACATCCTGCGCGGCGATTGGTCGATACCTTGGCTTCAGCGTCAGTCGAATGGGCGCCAGAAAAAGGGGAGGACGACCCGCTTTACCAGCGAATTGAGACCACGGTGATGCGGGTCTTGAATGAATTTGAAGACGATTTATCGCTGTTCAGCGATTTGCTGCGCGAGTTCACGGAGTTCTTGTTTGAGTCGGAGCAGCAGTTGCAGGGGCGTATCGAACCTGCCGCTGACGTCGAACGTTCGGATGAGTCGCTGGAGCAGGCCCTGGCCCAGGCTGACGAGACGATCGCCCTGCGGATTCAGGCCTCGTCTGCGCAGCTTCGACTGGTGCCTTTTTTAACCCCATTTTTGACGAACCCCTGGCGAGAAGTGATGGCCCGTGCCTGGCTGACCGTTGAGGAAGATTCGGCACCATGGGATCGCGCCGTGGCCACGATGGAGCAGTTGATTTGGTCCACTGAACCCAAGGTCGAGTCGGACGACCGCCGGAAGCTGGTTGCCGTGCTCCCTGATTTGGTACGCCACCTGAATGTTGGGCTGGACGCGATTGACTGGTCGGGTGATGCCCGCGCCACCTTCACCCGGCGGCTGATCGCCACGCACATGCTGGCCATTCGGATGACGAAGTCACCGGCGGCTGACACGGAGACGGCCGAATTGGACGAGACCGCCAGCCAGCAAGCCATTCAGGCCCTGGACCAACGCAGGTCGGAGAAACTGGCTGGATCGAACGATGATTTCGATGCGGCTGCGCAAAAATTCACCCGCGGGTTGTGGTTTGAATTCGCGGGGGAGTCCAGTTTGAATCATCGTTGTCGGTTGAGCTGGATCAGCCCCATGCGCACGCGTTTCCTGTTCACCAACCGAGACGGCTTTGACGCCTTTGTTCGCACAGAGCGGGAGGTTGCCGCTTTGCTGAGGTTGGGTCGACTTCGGGTCATTGACCAGGAACCCATCATCTCGCGCGCGCTGGACCGGATCATGACCCAGACCGACCCACGGCAGGTGGCCTGA